From Periophthalmus magnuspinnatus isolate fPerMag1 chromosome 12, fPerMag1.2.pri, whole genome shotgun sequence, a single genomic window includes:
- the LOC117379386 gene encoding nuclear transcription factor Y subunit beta-like, whose product MDADNSTTDASQLGIAGEYGHYVLQSQDDEGEEGMNDHDDSGIKENFREQDIYLPIANVARIMKNAVPTTGKIAKDAKECVQECVSEFISFITSEASERCHQEKRKTINGEDILFAMSTLGFDMYVEPLKLYLQKFRETLKGEKGMPGVTLGDGVGDELADESFSTPLPAGIITADGQQQNVMVYTTSYQQIPTVQQIQFS is encoded by the exons ATGGACGCAGACAACTCCACTACAGATGCCTCTCAGCTGGGCATTGCCGGGGAATACGGCCATTATGTCCTCCAGTCGCAAGATG ATGAGGGCGAGGAGGGCATGAACGACCACGACGACAGTGGGATCAAAGAGAACTTCCGGGAGCAGGATATATATCTGCCAATTGCCAACGTGGCTCGGATCATGAAGAACGCTGTGCCAACGACCGGGAAG ATCGCTAAGGACGCTAAAGAGTGTGTTCAGGAGTGTGTGAGCGAGTTCATTAGTTTCATCACCTCAGAGGCGTCAGAGCGATGTCatcaggagaagaggaagaccaTAAACGGAGAGGATATCTTGTTTGCCATGTCAACACTGGGCTTTGACATGTATGTCGAGCCGCTCAAACTCTACCTACAGAAGTTCAGAGAG ACGCTGAAAGGAGAAAAGGGGATGCCTGGAGTCACTCTGGGAGATGGAGTGGGAGATGAACTGGCTGACGAGAGCTTCT CGACCCCACTCCCCGCTGGTATCATCACAGCAGACGGACAGCAGCAGAACGTTATGGTCTACACCACCTCCTACCAACAG ATCCCCACTGTGCAGCAGATCCAGTTTTCATGA